From a region of the Eulemur rufifrons isolate Redbay chromosome 7, OSU_ERuf_1, whole genome shotgun sequence genome:
- the CCR9 gene encoding C-C chemokine receptor type 9 — translation MTATEFTDLIPNMSDDYSYDPTSSMDDYMNFNFTDFFCKKNNVRQFASHFLPPLYWLVFIVGAVGNSLVILVYWYCTRVKTMTDMFLLNLAIADLLFLVTLPFWAIAAADQWKFQTFMCKVVNSTYKMNFYSCVLLIMCISVDRYIAIAQAMRAQTWRQKRLLYSKMVCFAVWVVAAALCIPEILYSQIKRESGITVCTMVYPTDESTNLKSAVLTLKVILGFFLPFVVMACCYTIIIHTLIQAKKSSKHRALKVTITVLTVFVLSQFPYNCVLLVQTIDAYALFISNCAISTNIDICFQVTQTIAFFHSCLNPVLYVFVGERFRRDLVKTLKNLGCISQAQWVSFTRREGSLKLSSMLLETTSGALSF, via the coding sequence GATCTTATTCCTAATATGTCTGATGACTACAGCTATGACCCCACATCTTCCATGGATGACTACATGAACTTCAACTTCACTGACTTCTTCTGTAAGAAAAACAACGTCAGGCAGTTCGCGAGCCATTTCCTCCCACCCTTGTACTGGCTCGTGTTCATCGTGGGTGCCGTGGGCAACAGTCTGGTCATCCTCGTCTACTGGTACTGCACGAGAGTGAAGACCATGACCGACATGTTCCTTCTGAATCTGGCAATCGCCGACCTTCTCTTTCTTGTCACCCTTCCCTTCTGGGCCATTGCCGCCGCAGACCAGTGGAAATTCCAGACCTTTATGTGCAAGGTGGTCAACAGCACGTACAAGATGAACTTCTATAGCTGCGTGCTGCTGATCATGTGCATCAGCGTGGACAGGTACATCGCCATTGCTCAGGCCATGCGGGCGCAGACCTGGAGGCAGAAAaggcttctgtacagcaaaatgGTTTGCTTTGCCGTCTGGGTGGTGGCAGCTGCGCTCTGCATCCCAGAAATCCTGTACAGCCAAATCAAGAGGGAATCTGGCATTACTGTCTGCACCATGGTTTACCCCACGGATGAGAGCACCAACTTAAAATCAGCTGTCTTGACCCTGAAGGTCATTCTGGGGTTCTTCCTTCCCTTTGTGGTCATGGCCTGCTGCTACACCATCATCATTCACACCCTGATACAAGCCAAGAAGTCATCCAAGCACAGGGCCCTGAAAGTGACCATCACTGTCCTTACCGTCTTTGTCTTGTCGCAGTTCCCCTACAACTGCGTTCTGTTGGTGCAGACCATAGATGCCTATGCCTTGTTCATTTCCAACTGTGCCATTTCCACCAATATTGACATCTGCTTCCAGGTCACTCAGACCATCGCCTTCTTCCACAGTTGCCTGAACCCTGTTCTCTACGTTTTCGTGGGTGAGAGATTCCGCCGGGATCTCGTGAAAACCCTGAAGAACTTGGGTTGCATCAGCCAGGCCCAGTGGGTTTCGTTTACGAGGAGAGAGGGGAGCCTGAAGCTGTCATCCATGCTGCTGGAGACCACCTCGGGGGCGCTCTCCTTCTGA